One segment of Panicum virgatum strain AP13 chromosome 3K, P.virgatum_v5, whole genome shotgun sequence DNA contains the following:
- the LOC120697781 gene encoding isocitrate dehydrogenase [NADP]-like, giving the protein MAFNKIKVANPVVEMDGDEMTRVFWKSIKDKLIFPFLDLDIKYFDLGLPHRDATDDKVTVEAAEATLKYNVSIKCATITPDEARVKEFGLKAMWKSPNGTIRNILNGTVFREPIICKNIPRLVPGWTKPICIGRHAFGDQYRATDAVIKGPGKLKLVFEGKEEQVELEVFNFTGAGGVALSMYNTDESIHAFAEASMATAYEKKWPLYLSTKNTILKKYDGRFKDIFQEVYEAGWKSKFEAAGIWYEHRLIDDMVAYALKSEGGYVWACKNYDGDVQSDFLAQGFGSLGLMTSVLVCPDGKTIEAEAAHGTVTRHYRVHQKGGETSTNSIASIFAWTRGLAHRAKLDDNARLLDFTQKLEAACIGAVESGKMTKDLALLVHGSSNVTRSHYLNTEEFIDAVADELRSRLAANSNL; this is encoded by the exons ATGGcgttcaacaagatcaaggTCGCCAACCCCGTCGTCGAGATGGACG GCGATGAGATGACCAGGGTGTTCTGGAAATCTATCAAGGACAAG CTGATCTTCCCGTTCTTGGACTTGGACATCAAATACTTTGACCTTGGACTTCCACACCGTGATGCTACTGATGATAAAGTCACAGTGGAGGCTGCGGAGGCCACACTCAA GTACAATGTGTCTATCAAGTGTGCCACGATTACACCAG ACGAAGCAAGGGTAAAGGAGTTTGGCTTGAAGGCCATGTGGAAGAGCCCGAATGGCACGATTAGGAACATTCTGAATG GCACTGTGTTCAGAGAACCAATCATCTGCAAAAACATCCCCAGGCTTGTTCCAG GGTGGACAAAACCCATTTGCATTGGAAGGCATGCATTCGGTGATCAGTACCGAGCAACTGATGCTGTTATCAAGGGACCTGGCAAGCTTAAATTAGTTTTTG AGGGAAAAGAAGAGCAAGTCGAGCTGGAGGTGTTCAACTTTACTGGTGCTGGAGGAGTTGCATTGTCCATGTACAACACTGACGAG TCCATCCATGCCTTTGCTGAGGCTTCCATGGCCACTGCTTATGAGAAGAAATGGCCATTGTACCTTAGCACCAAGAATACAATTTTGAAGAAATATGATGGCAG GTTCAAGGACATTTTCCAGGAGGTGTATGAAGCTGGATGGAAATCCAAATTTGAGGCTGCCGGCATATG GTATGAGCACCGCCTTATCGATGACATGGTAGCATACGCTCTTAAGAGTGAAGGAGGGTATGTCTGGGCTTGCAAGAATTATGATGGAGATGTGCAGAGCGATTTCTTAGCTCAAG gttttggCTCATTGGGTTTGATGACATCAGTATTG GTGTGCCCTGATGGAAAGACTATCGAAGCTGAAGCTGCCCATGGTACTGTTACCCGTCATTACCGTGTTCACCAGAAAGGAGGTGAAACCAGTACGAACAGCATTGCTTCAATCTTTGCGTGGACAAGAGGACTTGCACACAG GGCAAAGCTTGATGACAATGCTAGACTGCTTGACTTCACTCAGAAGCTTGAGGCTGCCTGCATTGGAGCTGTTGAGTCTGGGAAGATGACCAAGGACCTTGCCCTTCTTGTTCATGGATCTTCAAA TGTCACGAGGAGCCATTACCTGAACACCGAAGAGTTCATCGACGCGGTTGCTGATGAGCTCAGATCAAGGCTGGCGGCCAACTCCAACTTATGA
- the LOC120697782 gene encoding uncharacterized protein LOC120697782 isoform X1 produces the protein MRWGGALLLVAVLAVAAVAKESADTLPVETNGDGSTAQSGVENSEHHDETNPNEEHITHEKGGVKNDTSERNKKDNSTEEISIRRDDSVQQPKDKDSSTIKSSQAKDFLQDPLIMECDPSHRCIIENKKFIACLKVPGEDSLALSLLMDNKGMDPLDVSITAPDYVSLAEDTVHVEANDHHETQVSVSISDAANNTAIVLKVAGESCAVNIHSAIAREAGRVIRVPLTSTYTLVPVFLLLAVVGVCIKLRRMRKQDGGPPFQIDIVELPVSIGGKKEPDQSNKWDGNWGDDWDDEEAPMTPSKPIPNPSSKGLAPRRSTKDGWKD, from the exons ATGCGGTGGGGCGGCGCGCTGCTCCTGGTGGCCGtcctcgccgtggccgccgtgGCAAAG GAAAGTGCTGATACACTACCAGTTGAAACAAACGGTGATGGCTCTACTGCACAGTCTGGTGTTGAGAATTCAGAACACCATGATGAGACAAATCCTAATGAAGAGCATATAACCCACGAGAAAGGAGGAGTCAAGAATGATACAAGTGAGAGAAATAAGAAGGATAATTCAACAGAAGAAATCAGCATCAGAAGAGATGACTCAGTACAGCAGCCAAAGGACAAAGATAGCAGCACAATAAAATCTTCACAAGCAAAAGATTTCCTGCAAGATCCTCTTATCATGGAGTGTGATCCATCACATAGATGTATCATTGAAAATAAGAAATTCATCGCCTGCTTAAAAGTTCCTGGAGAAG ATTCGCTAGCTCTATCACTTCTGATGGACAACAAAGGCATGGACCCACTTGATGTTAGTATCACAGCTCCAGATTATGTGTCTTTAGCTGAAGATACTGTCCATGTTGAAGCAAATGATCATCATGAG ACACAGGTGAGCGTCTCCATCAGTGACGCTGCAAACAACACGGCAATAGTCCTCAAAGTTGCTGGTGAATCCTGTGCTGTTAACATTCACAGTGCAATCGCAAGGGAAGCTGGCCGAGTCATAAGAGTGCCGCTTACCTCAACATACACGCTGGTGCCTgtctttcttctccttgctgTGGTGGGAGTGTGCATCAAGCTTCGGAGGATGCGCAAGCAAGATGGTGGCCCTCCATTCCAGATCGACATAGTAGAACTACCGGTTTCAATTGGAGGCAAGAAAGAACCCGATCAATCCAATAAGTGGGACGGCAACTGGGGAGATGACTGGGATGATGAGGAAGCGCCGATGACACCATCCAAACCTATCCCAAACCCATCGTCCAAAGGTCTCGCTCCAAGGAGATCTACAAAAGATGGCTGGAAAGATTAG
- the LOC120697782 gene encoding uncharacterized protein LOC120697782 isoform X2, whose amino-acid sequence MRWGGALLLVAVLAVAAVAKESADTLPVETNGDGSTAQSGVENSEHHDETNPNEEHITHEKGGVKNDTSERNKKDNSTEEISIRRDDSVQQPKDKDSSTIKSSQAKDFLQDPLIMECDPSHRCIIENKKFIACLKVPGEDSLALSLLMDNKGMDPLDVSITAPDYVSLAEDTVHVEANDHHEVSVSISDAANNTAIVLKVAGESCAVNIHSAIAREAGRVIRVPLTSTYTLVPVFLLLAVVGVCIKLRRMRKQDGGPPFQIDIVELPVSIGGKKEPDQSNKWDGNWGDDWDDEEAPMTPSKPIPNPSSKGLAPRRSTKDGWKD is encoded by the exons ATGCGGTGGGGCGGCGCGCTGCTCCTGGTGGCCGtcctcgccgtggccgccgtgGCAAAG GAAAGTGCTGATACACTACCAGTTGAAACAAACGGTGATGGCTCTACTGCACAGTCTGGTGTTGAGAATTCAGAACACCATGATGAGACAAATCCTAATGAAGAGCATATAACCCACGAGAAAGGAGGAGTCAAGAATGATACAAGTGAGAGAAATAAGAAGGATAATTCAACAGAAGAAATCAGCATCAGAAGAGATGACTCAGTACAGCAGCCAAAGGACAAAGATAGCAGCACAATAAAATCTTCACAAGCAAAAGATTTCCTGCAAGATCCTCTTATCATGGAGTGTGATCCATCACATAGATGTATCATTGAAAATAAGAAATTCATCGCCTGCTTAAAAGTTCCTGGAGAAG ATTCGCTAGCTCTATCACTTCTGATGGACAACAAAGGCATGGACCCACTTGATGTTAGTATCACAGCTCCAGATTATGTGTCTTTAGCTGAAGATACTGTCCATGTTGAAGCAAATGATCATCATGAG GTGAGCGTCTCCATCAGTGACGCTGCAAACAACACGGCAATAGTCCTCAAAGTTGCTGGTGAATCCTGTGCTGTTAACATTCACAGTGCAATCGCAAGGGAAGCTGGCCGAGTCATAAGAGTGCCGCTTACCTCAACATACACGCTGGTGCCTgtctttcttctccttgctgTGGTGGGAGTGTGCATCAAGCTTCGGAGGATGCGCAAGCAAGATGGTGGCCCTCCATTCCAGATCGACATAGTAGAACTACCGGTTTCAATTGGAGGCAAGAAAGAACCCGATCAATCCAATAAGTGGGACGGCAACTGGGGAGATGACTGGGATGATGAGGAAGCGCCGATGACACCATCCAAACCTATCCCAAACCCATCGTCCAAAGGTCTCGCTCCAAGGAGATCTACAAAAGATGGCTGGAAAGATTAG
- the LOC120697783 gene encoding pentatricopeptide repeat-containing protein At5g39680-like — protein MASPGGAALQRHAAVAVLRAAAAAGDLSKGKALHARIITAANFDVVLHNNLISFYAKCGQVGVARKVFDAMPFRNAVSGNLLMSGYASSGRHKDSLALLRVVDFGLNEYVLSAAVAACTHIRSYDMGRQCHAYAVKAGLAEQAYVCNAVLHMYCQCAHMEDAVKVFQNVSGFDEFAFNSMMNGFLDRGQLDGSVRIVKAMVGEVEKWDHVSYVAVLGHCASMKDLVLGGQVHAQTFKRRLELNVFVGSALVDMYGKCDRAHDAQCAFDVLPEKNVVSWTAVMTAYTRNELYEDALQLFLDMEMEEVKPNEFTYAVAVHSCAGLAALRNGNALSACALKTGHWVHLVVGNALMNMYSKSGSIEDAWRVFVSMPLCDVVSWNLIITGYAHHGLAREAMETFHSMLSAGEVPSYVTFIGVLSACAQLGLVDEGFYYLNIMMKEVGVTPGKEHYTCMVGLLCRAGRLDEAERFIVNNCIGTDVVAWRSLLSSCQVYRNYGLGHRVAEQILQLKPNDIGTYVLLSNMYAKANRWDGVVKVRKQMRERGVRKEPGVSWIQVGSDVHVFASEDKVHPQMDQITVKLEELIDQIKAIGYVPNFAVVLHDIEDEQKEEHLMYHSEKLALAFGLIHTPKGATIRIMKNLRICDDCHVAIKLISVVTGRKIVVRDAVRFHCIDGGVCSCDDYW, from the coding sequence ATGGCTagccccggcggcgccgcgctccAGCGGCACGCGGCCGTGGCCGTCCttcgcgcggcggccgccgctggAGACCTATCCAAGGGAAAGGCGCTCCACGCCCGGATCATCACAGCCGCTAATTTCGACGTCGTCCTGCACAACAACCTCATCTCATTCTACGCCAAGTGCGGCCAGGTCGGGGTCGCTCGCAAAGTGTTCGACGCAATGCCCTTCCGGAACGCCGTGTCCGGAAATCTCCTCATGTCCGGATATGCTTCCTCAGGGCGCCATAAGGATTCGCTTGCCCTGCTCAGGGTGGTTGACTTTGGCCTGAATGAGTATGTTCTATCTGCAGCAGTGGCAGCATGCACCCATATCCGGAGCTATGATATGGGGAGGCAGTGCCATGCGTATGCTGTTAAGGCTGGTCTGGCAGAACAAGCTTACGTTTGCAATGCAGTGCTGCATATGTACTGTCAGTGTGCTCATATGGAGGATGCAGTGAAGGTATTCCAGAATGTGTCTGGTTTTGATGAATTCGCGTTCAACTCAATGATGAATGGGTTTCTTGATCGGGGGCAATTGGATGGTTCGGTTAGGATTGTGAAAGCTATGGTGGGTGAAGTTGAGAAATGGGATCATGTGTCGTATGTTGCAGTTCTTGGGCATTGTGCTAGCATGAAGGACTTGGTACTTGGTGGTCAGGTGCATGCCCAAACTTTCAAGAGGAGGCTTGAACTGAATGTGTTTGTGGGGAGTGCACTTGTTGATATGTATGGGAAATGTGACCGTGCCCATGATGCTCAATGCGCATTCGATGTCTTGCCAGAAAAGAATGTTGTTTCTTGGACAGCTGTTATGACTGCTTACACTCGAAATGAGCTGTATGAAGATGCATTGCAATTGTTCTTGGACATGGAGATGGAAGAAGTTAAGCCAAACGAATTCACTTATGCTGTGGCTGTCCATAGCTGTGCTGGTCTTGCAGCCTTGAGAAATGGTAATGCCCTTAGTGCCTGTGCTTTGAAGACTGGGCACTGGGTCCATTTGGTAGTTGGTAATGCCCTCATGAACATGTACTCAAAGAGTGGCAGCATCGAAGATGCATGGAGAGTCTTTGTTTCCATGCCATTATGTGATGTGGTCTCTTGGAATTTGATCATCACAGGCTATGCGCATCATGGCCTTGCAAGGGAAGCAATGGAAACATTTCATTCTATGCTCTCTGCAGGAGAAGTCCCATCTTATGTAACTTTCATTGGAGTGTTGTCAGCTTGTGCTCAATTGGGTCTTGTTGATGAAGGATTCTACTACTTGAATATTATGATGAAGGAAGTTGGAGTTACACCTGGAAAGGAACATTATACTTGTATGGTTGGTTTGTTATGCAGAGCTGGACGTCTAGATGAGGCTGAGCGGTTCATAGTGAATAATTGCATTGGCACAGATGTTGTTGCATGGCGATCGCTGCTAAGTTCATGCCAGGTATATAGAAATTATGGCCTGGGTCATCGTGTAGCTGAACAGATTCTTCAATTGAAGCCCAACGATATTGGAACCTATGTTTTGCTTTCTAACATGTATGCAAAAGCCAACCGATGGGATGGCGTTGTGAAGGTTCGGAAGCAGATGAGAGAGAGGGGAGTTAGGAAGGAACCTGGTGTTAGTTGGATTCAAGTGGGAAGTGATGTTCATGTTTTCGCATCGGAAGACAAGGTGCATCCACAGATGGACCAGATCACCGTAAAACTTGAAGAGCTGATCGACCAGATAAAAGCGATTGGATATGTTCCAAACTTTGCTGTGGTCCTACATGATATTGAGGATGAACAAAAAGAAGAGCACCTTATGTATCACAGTGAGAAATTGGCTCTAGCCTTCGGCCTTATTCACACACCTAAGGGAGCAACGATCCGCATTATGAAAAACCTCAGGATATGTGATGATTGTCATGTTGCTATCAAACTCATATCAGTTGTCACTGGCAGAAAAATAGTTGTAAGGGATGCCGTTCGATTTCATTGTATAGATGGTGGGGTTTGCTCATGTGATGATTATTGGTGA
- the LOC120697784 gene encoding pentatricopeptide repeat-containing protein At3g51320-like, producing MAAASTSPHSAAAATHVDDLHRFLRSGLRTHDAVLRTHAFLLRRDLLLGHPVPAGLLLTASACSAASPPAHLLRLLLRHLPPPLPLFSIDAALRALAPRIPFSALLSLFAALLRSHHPLFPDRFSFPPLLSAAASASPRVHLPSALALHAQVLRRGLLFSPPPHAANALLHFYAAAGRLPSARHLFDEMPFRDIASLNTMMTAYAGAPGGIDDARQLFDRMLLRNVVSWNVMVNGYVKAKRPEQALEVVRWMAEVGVRGTATTMVGAATACSRLGRLRTGREVHCAFLRRFEDDNLLVWTTLVDMYAKCRRVLAARKVFDRLSMRNLVCWNAMIIGHCVYGEPYDGIKLFHEMIGPGKVQPDGVTLIGVLCACARLGLLDDGKAYFEQMRTMYNLKPTFAHYWCMANLYGKVGLPEEAEDLLQSVPEDLKSRALGGLLGLCRFRGEWATGERIALRLIELEPSNNAHYALLCSVYAAAGRWQDAHGVKAIMKERDERFSPGHRLSNLNEIVHEYRVRERQPESQEMYAVLDELASRLRIDCRWNEQS from the exons ATggcggccgcctccacctccccccattccgccgccgccgccacccacgtCGACGACCTCCACAGATTCCTCCGCAGCGGTCTCCGCACCCACGACGCCGTCCTCCGCACCCACGCCTTCCTCCTTCGCCGCGACCTCCTCCTTGGCCACCCCGtccccgccggcctcctcctcaccgcctccgcctgctccgcggcctcgccgcccgcccaccTCCTGAGGCTCCTTCTCCGTCACCTGCCCCCTCCGCTCCCGCTCTTCTCGATCGACGCCGCCCTCCGCGCCCTCGCCCCGCGCATCCCCTTCTCCGCGCTCCTCTCCCTCTTCGCGGCCCTCCTCCGCTCGCACCACCCCCTCTTCCCCGACCGCTTCTCCTTCCCGCctctcctctccgccgccgcatccgcGTCCCCGCGTGTCCACCTCCCCTCCGCTCTCGCCCTCCACGCGCaggtcctccgccgcggcctcctcttctcgccgccgccccacgccgctAACGCACTCCTCCACTTCTACGCAGCTGCCGGGCGTCTCCCATCTGCCCGCCACCTGTTCGACGAAATGCCGTTCCGGGACATAGCGTCCTTGAACACCATGATGACAGCATATGCTGGCGCGCCGGGTGGCATTGATGACGCACGGCAGCTGTTTGATAGAATGCTCCTGAGAAATGTTGTGTCTTGGAACGTCATGGTTAATGGATACGTGAAGGCGAAGCGGCCGGAGCAAGCGCTGGAGGTGGTCAGGTGGATGGCTGAGGTAGGGGTGAGGGGTACAGCAACAACAATGGTAGGGGCAGCCACAGCTTGCTCCAGGTTGGGGAGGTTGCGGACTGGGAGGGAGGTGCATTGTGCGTTCTTGCGCCGTTTTGAGGATGATAACCTGTTGGTTTGGACCACATTGGTTGATATGTATGCCAAGTGCCGGAGGGTCTTGGCCGCAAGGAAGGTGTTTGATCGGCTCAGCATGAGGAACCTGGTATGCTGGAATGCAATGATCATCGGGCATTGTGTTTACGGAGAGCCTTATGATGGGATCAAGCTGTTCCATGAGATGATTGGGCCAG GTAAGGTGCAACCAGATGGGGTCACTCTCATCGGTGTTCTCTGCGCCTGTGCGCGTTTAGGTCTCTTGGATGATGGGAAGGCATATTTTGAGCAGATGAGGACCATGTACAACCTCAAACCGACATTTGCTCACTATTGGTGCATGGCCAATCTGTATGGAAAGGTTGGGCTTCCAGAAGAAGCTGAGGACCTTTTACAGAGTGTACCGGAGGATCTGAAGTCCCGGGCATTGGGTGGCTTACTTGGGCTGTGCCGGTTCCGGGGGGAGTGGGCAACTGGGGAACGGATTGCCCTCAGGTTGATTGAGCTGGAACCAAGCAACAATGCTCACTATGCACTGCTTTGCAGTGTCTATGCCGCTGCGGGAAGATGGCAAGATGCTCACGGGGTGAAGGCTATCATGAAGGAAAGAGATGAGAGGTTCAGCCCTGGACATCGTCTCTCAAACTTAAATGAGATTGTCCATGAATACAGAGTTAGGGAGAGGCAACCTGAGAGTCAGGAGATGTATGCTGTCCTAGATGAGTTGGCATCAAGGCTGAGAATAGATTGCAGATGGAATGAGCAAAGTTAA